In Mus pahari chromosome 23, PAHARI_EIJ_v1.1, whole genome shotgun sequence, the DNA window AGGCCCCACAGGGCTGAGGACGAGCAGCCACTGTGGTGAGCCTGCCCTGAGGCTTGGTCTTTCCATTCAAGTCGTAGGAGCAGGTAGTGAGCTCAATCCCAGCGGACTCCCTGTGGGGGTGAAGGAGGTGCCCCCGCCTCCCATAGCCTGGGCAGTAGAGATGGTCCTCACCACTTAGAGCAATATGAGGCATTCCCCCAGTAATTGCTAATGCACCCAGAATTCTGAAGACTTACTGGCACCAGACCCACCCTATTGTAAGTCACACATGCCCATCCGAAGGACCCGTGAGCCCGCATAGCTATGACTCCTTCCCTATGGTAGCCGGTCCTCTTCTGATTTTCCCCTTCAGCAATAATAGAAAGGAACATGTCCCCAGGGAGCAAAGAGTTCTTGGGTCTTGCACAGAGCCATCCAAATATATCAGGTCAGCTGGCTCCTTCCTCAACACCCTGAGATTTTCTCCTGCTCCCTGGACTTCCAGGAGGGTGACAAGCCTCCAGTACTGCTGGCctggtgccctcttgtggccagGGGCGGCATTGCCCTGACTCGTTTGTCCGGAGCCTGCACCTGATGGATGGATTGGCTTGCTCACAGCATCTGCACCTGTCACCTcacctctaccccaccccactgTCCCGTCCACACGCAGCTTTTCAACACGTTCCCCCGGCTGGGGGCCTTCCTGCGGTTGCACAGGCCGGTCTTGAGCAAGATTGAGGAGGTGCGCAGCATCCTGAGAACCCTCCTGGAAGCGCGGAGACCACCTTTGCCAAGTGGCGGTCCTGCCCAGAGCTACGTGGAAGCTCTGCTTCAGCAGGGCCAGGTCTGGACAGGGCCAGGGCTCCATCAGAGACGGACAGGGGTGATGGGTGTTGGAGGCCCCAGTTCACAGGAGGGAACTATGGAGGGCTCTCTGGGAGGCTCAGTCTCCTCTATGAGATTGGCCCCTGTGAGTACCTGGAGTGGGCACTGATGTTGGATGAACCCCCAGTAAATGCCAGTTCTCTTTCCACCCAGCCTGATCTCTACCCATCCTCCTCCGGGTCCTGGAACTAGGCTGGGCCTACAGGTTAGGGTTGGATCCTCTGAGATTCAAGCCCAGTTCTGACCACCCTCCCTGCAGGATGACCCCGAGGACATGTTTGGCGAGGCCAATGTTCTGGCCTGTACACTGGACATGGTCATGGCTGGGACAGAGACCACGGCGGCCACGCTGCAGTGGGCTGTCTTCCTGATGGTTAAGCACCCACATGTGCAGGGTGAGAGTCACCCCATGGTAGAGAACCCTTAGGGGTTAGGAATGGGGCTTCACCCTTACAGTGCTACCCTCTGGCCTAGGTCgcgtgcaggaggagctggacaGAGTGCTGGGCCCTGGGCAGCTACCTCAACCGGAGCACCAGCGAGTACTGCCCTACACCACTGCTGTGCTGCATGAGGTCCAGCGGTACATCACACTCCTGCCCCATGTGCCCCGCTGCACAGCTGCTGATGTCCGGCTGGGTGGCTACCTGCTCCCCAAGGTGGGGCCCCACTTACTTCTTCCCTTTGATTTGGGGCACGGGGGACTTCCTGGGTCTCATATTCATTCACCTGTGGGGCAGGTGGGTGGCAGGAACTTCCCCAGATGGTGTCCTGCCCTCGTCCCCTAGCCGCCCTGGCACCCTCTGCCTCACAGGGCACTCCTGTGATTCCACCTCGTCCCCTAGCCGCCCTGNNNNNNNNNNNNNNNNNNNNNNNNNNNNNNNNNNNNNNNNNNNNNNNNNNNNNNNNNNNNNNNNNNNNNNNNNNNNNNNNNNNNNNNNNNNNNNNNNNNNNNNNNNNNNNNNNNNNNNNNNNNNNNNNNNNNNNNNNNNNNNNNNNNNNNNNNNNNNNNNNNNNNNNNNNNNNNNNNNNNNNNNNNNNNNNNNNNNNNNNNNNNNNNNNNNNNNNNNNNNNNNNNNNNNNNNNNNNNNNNNNNNNNNNNNNNNNNNNNNNNNNNNNNNNNNNNNNNNNNNNNNNNNNNNNNNNNNNNNNNNNNNNNNNNNNNNNNNNNNNNNNNNNNNNNNNNNNNNNNNNNNNNNNNNNNNNNNNNNNNNNNNNNNNNNNNNNNNNNNNNNNNNNNNNNNNNNNNNNNNNNNNNNNNNNNNNNNNNNNNNNNNNNNNNNNNNNNNNNNNNNNNNNNNNNNNNNNNNNNNNNNNNNNNNNNNNNNNNNNNNNNNNNNNNNNNNNNNNNNNNNNNNNNNNNNNNNNNNNNNNNNNNNNNNNNNNNNNNNNNNNNNNNNNNNNNNNNNNNNNNNNNNNNNNNNNNNNNNNNNNNNNNNNNNNNNNNNNNNNNNNNNNNNNNNNNNNNNNNNNNNNNNNNNNNNNNNNNNNNNNNNNNNNNNNNNNNNNNNNNNNNNNNNNNNNNNNNNNNNNNNNNNNNNNNNNNNNNNNNNNNNNNNNNNNNNNNNNNNNNNNNNNNNNNNNNNNNNNNNNNNNNNNNNNNNNNNNNNNNNNNNNNNNNNNNNNNNNNNNNNNNNNNNNNNNNNNNNNNNNNNNNNNNNNNNNNNNNNNNNNNNNNNNNNNNNNNNNNNNNNNNNNNNNNNNNNNNNNNNNNNNNNNNNNNNNNNNNNNNNNNNNNNNNNNNNNNNNNNNNNNNNNNNNNNNNNNNNNNNNNNNNNNNNNNNNNNNNNNNNNNNNNNNNNNNNNNNCCCCTAGCCGCCCTGGCACCCTCTGCCTCACAGGGCACTCCTGTGATTCCACCTCGTCCCCTAGCCGCCCTGGCACCCTCTGCCTCACAGGGCACGCCTGTGATTCCACCTCGTCCCCGAGCCACCCTGGCACCCTCTGCTTCGCAGGGCACGCCTGTGATCCCATTGCTGACTTCTGTGCTCCTGGACAAGACGCAGTGGGAGACCCCTAGCCAGTTCAACCCAAACCACTTTCTGGACGCGAAGGGGCGCTTTATGAAGCGGGGGGCCTTCCTGCCATTCTCCACTGGTAACTTGCTAGCCTTCGGGGTGTGCCTACACCAGCTTCTGCTCAGCCCTCTCCCCTCCAGGAGCAGGCCAGGCATCTTCCATTGGTTTCTCTCGCAGGTCGCCGGGTCTGCGTCGGGAAGAGCCTGGCCAGGACAGAGCTCTTCCTGCTGTTTGCTGGCCTCCTTCAGCGGTACCGCCTACTGCCCCCACCCGGCCTCAGCCCTGCAGACCTGGACTTACGGCCTGCCCCAGCTTTCACCATGCGGCCTCCTGCCCAGACCTTGTGTGTGGTGCCGAGACCCTAGGGTGCACACATACTGGAAAACTACCAGAGCCTAGCCTACCTCTCTTCCGGGGTGCACTGCAGGGTTTGGGGGTGGTTGTAGCGTCCCTAGCAATGAATGACAGGAAGACAGCCCCGCGCCGTCCCTCCGGCCCACCGCAGCTTTCATGACCCCGTGTACAGTGGTGCCAGGCCAGGTACCTGTCTGTGGAGGTTGGAAGCTGGCCTTTCACCTGGCATCATGGGGCAGAGGGCATATCGGCCCAGTCCAGCAACCCTACCCTGTCCTGATATGGTGCTTTTAGGAGCCCTAACTCACCTTCCAGGCTCTTACACCCCGGACGCTACAGACACTTCTCTATCCTGGTCCCCAAGGCAGCCAAATCCTCGAGTAGAGACTACACTCCAATCCCTTCATtgttctccaccccaccccccatctttgGCTATACCCAGGCTTCCCACCAGGTCACAGGGGTCCCCCATACCCGAAAGCCTGGTCTATAGCCCTTCCACGGCCCCCCAGTATACCCCATCTCCCTACCCAGGCAGATTCTGCCCACAGTTCGGGATGCTCCACCTTTGACTGGCACCAAGGGGACCCAGGGACTACCTGAGCTTGACCACAGGCgatatttttgttcctttcttttggtGTGACAACTGGCATTCCACCACGTGGCCAACTGGAACAAGAATGGCTGGAGGGGAAGAGCTTCGTCCAGCTGATGTCCCGGGAACCTTTCCTTGGTTCCTGATGCCAGTTCTCACTGACAGCAAGGAACCTACGTTTCCTGTTTCGACGTGGCTATCAGGAGACCCTTAGCTATGGTCCTGccccttccaccccaccccaccccctcttcctggTCTGTACCCCTTGTCTCTCTGTGAGCTTCCCAGGCTTTGAAGTGCTCGGGGTGATGAGCTTGCCAGCTCCTCCAGAAGCATTCCTGTGGCCACGGATAAAGCCAGTTAGCACAGGGCTTCCCCAagtggggaagggcagggctAGATGCCACCACGAGTGGCAAGAGCCAGCTGGAGTGCATGGGAGACCCAGGTCATACAATACCTGGGCCCCTTCTGGCACCAAGAGCCTGGTGGTCAGTGGTGACAGGTCGGTGTTGACTAGAGAGACGTGAGTAAGTCCCCCTTGGGCTCTGGTGCTGTACTGTGCTCGTGCTAGCCCCAGCCAGTGCTTTCAAGTGACTAAACATGAAGTGACAAGTGTCTAAAGGACATAGGACAAGGTTGGGGACAGGGTTTTGTAGCCAGACTGTCTGAGACCCCAAGACCCAGGAAGAGGTTCATGCTTTAGCTGCCTGTCTCTCCACATTAATGCAGTACTTGGCTACAATGCCCAAGAGCTAGGGACCCGAGACAAGCCGATCccgtttgttttttgaaacagggtttttctgtgtagcactggctgtcctagaactcactctgtggaccaggctgtccctgaactcaagagttctgcttgcctctgcctcctgagtgctgggactaaaggtgtgcgccactgtTGCCAATCTCATCACTTTTACTAGACCTGGGGACACCTCAGCTCTGCTCCACTCAAGTGAGCTGGCAGGTTAGAAGTCTGGAGGCTGCCCCAGTGTGTCCTCTCTCCTGCCATGTGGCAACTTGTtccaggcaggaaggcagaggacagacaACATGCTTAAGGTTTGGGAGTGTGGGGACTGCCCTCTAGTGGCAGTTGGATCTGCTCATGAAGGAACTATGGCTGCTCTCACAGGCTCAGGATGCTATGAACACCTGAGCCTCCAGGCAGCCGAGGGCACCTGGCTTTAGCCCAGCTGGCCCGGGATGCCCACCTCCTCCCTGTGACGCATGTCCTGATCACGTGGAGCTGCGAATGGGAGGTGGACTGTGTCCTCTGTCCTTGGATCAGCTGTCATCACCTGAACAAGACCCTGGAGAGACCCGGCCTGTTAACATTCCTGTAGGAAAGGGACAGGTGGGCGGGATGACTGCCTGACCAATCAGAGATCCCAGTCACtgtccccctgcctcttcctgtgggttgcaaccctgCTTGGGCACGAAATGTTTGGCAAGTCAGATGAATCTATGTAATTATCAAAAATTAGAAGTAAAATGTGTACCTGGTGGTGGtagggcacgcctttaatcccagcactcaggtgacagaggcaggtggatctctgtgagtttaaggccaatctggtctacagatcgagttccagaatagccagggtcACACACAGAAACCTTGCCTAgaaaaaaccaaagccaaccaACCAGGCAAGCAAAAGCAACTGGATAAGGCATCCTCACGGGCACCACGGGCACCGCACATGCCCTTGTGTACGTAAGCTGTACCCTGGCTCTGGGCCACATGTTATCAGTCTCAGGTCACAGGTCTCTCTGTGTGACCCTAGCCAtggtggaactcactctgtagaccaggctgaccttgaactcagagactggcctgcttctgtctcttaagCGCTGGGAATAAAGAATCTTGTGGCTTTAAAAATCAAAGGTTTCTGTTCTTAAAACAGTTTATGGAGAACTAGCTCTGTGTTTTCTGCTGCCCGCCCTCAGCTTGTGAGCAACCAAGCTGCGCTATCTGTGGCCTGCGCAGCATTAGACAGGCAAACAGTCAGGAAGACGCAAACTTGCCTTTATCTTTAATACATGGAAAATTATTTGTAGTCAGACtcgttttaaaataaatttcttgggATATATTTATCTGTAAACCTCTTTTATATATCTCTCTACCTGGGTGTATAAAAGTGACTCTGGTGCAAAGGGGCTGTGAGGGAGGAGTTCAAGAAGCAGAAGGCGGACACTCCATGGCTCCCATCTGCAGGCCCTAATGACCCCACTGCTCACCGAGCTAGACTTGCACCAAGTCCTCTCTAGCCTGTCAGCACCCTCCCTACGTGGCATCTATGGACGATTCTTTATGGTCTGAAGGAAAAGTCACTCAGTGGGAGTGGGGCATGTGTTCTGATGGTGACATGGGTCCAGATACAAATGCTTAGTCCTTTTGTTTCCAACACGCTGGCTGAGAAGTGCAATGACAAGGAACGGGGCCGGGCTGCTGAGACTAGGAACGGCATGGGGTTGTTGAAATGAGTAGGGATCATGGAGCAGCAGCTTCTAGCAGCTCCTGGGCAGCCACACTGGCCCAGGGTCAATACAGGCTCTCCCTACAGACCAGTGAGTTGTATCCAGGCTGCACTGCAATGGCCCTCAGACTGAATATGTAGGAGCCCCCtaccacacctacacacaccaacccacccacacccacacccNcccacccacccacacacacccacccacccactcacacccacacacacccccccacacacacacgcacaccaggGAATCCCAGAGGATGGGGAAAGCCAGCTTGGGCCGGTCTCTAAGATATTCTTGGTAGAAAAAGTAGACCCTGATTACAGTCACTTTAGGGCCCCTCGAGTGGGAGTGGCCCTTCGGAGCTGTTTCAGGGAGACCATAACTCCCAAGGCACCAGAAACTGTTACAGCTTATAGGGAGGGGATGAAGGGTTCTTCTCAGGACTCCAGCCAGGTGACCTGCTGGGGACCCGTGTGCTCCCACAGCTCTAGGAGGAGGTAGCCAGTGAGTCCTCGGGGCCCACTAGGAGAGCAGCTGCAGCACCTGGCGGAGGCGCTGCACCTTCCCCGGAGACCCGCCGCTGGCCTCGGGCTCAGCCTCATCGAGCTTCTGCATCagggcctctgccttctggacTGTGAGCTCCCGGGCACTGCCCCGCAGCCCCTCCAGGTAGTCCAGCAGGGTAGAAAAGTGCTcatcaggaacctggagggaagAGGACAGAGTCGAGGGCCAAGGTAGGGACCCTGAGCAGCGGGCAGGCAGTGAGAGAcacatttctctttctgcttgcctggggggggggggaaccaagcTATGTTGTCTTCATGATGGGGGTCTCCCAGTCCACCCTGTTGCTACTCTGTCAGGACAATGGTGGAAAAGGGGCCAGTATGCTGGCTTGATTCTCCTGTACCTCAGACATTCCctatctcaattaaaaaaaaaatgtttttcagacattgtctctagtccaggctggccttgaacttgcctaATTAGCACGAGGTCTTGGCTTCCATTCCTAGTACTGCATACACTGGTGGGGTGGTTGTACCTGTGAGCCCAGCACTGATGTGGGACAGACAGAAGGGTGAGGAGTTTGGGGACATTAGGGACTTTGCTTAGTTGTCCATGTGCTGTGCATGGACCTGGACACCCAAGTGCCCACTGTCCATTCAGGGCTCTGGCTAGGTGCCCACTTGCCATGCAGGGACCCTGTGACCTGAATGTCCCACGGACCCCCAGTCCCCCTGGCCCATCCATATGCACAGACCTTGTCCTCGTCGTACATGTGCAGCAGGAGCCACGTCTGTCTCGTCTTCTGGAACCgccagctctcctgcttctgAGCCCacctgggagcagagacaggtatCTCAGGATAGAGAGGAGAATCCCCGGGGCTCTGCGCCACACTGCCTGAAAGCATGTGCTGGCCGCGTCTGGCTTAGGGGATGTGCCCTCGGCTCAGCCACTAAGAGTCCTCAGTCCTCAGTCCATCTACAGCGCCTGCATTAGGGATCCAGGGTCACCTTCCATCCCTACAACTCTTCCATTCTACAACATTCAAGGCAGCATTCTACATGTAttgaattcattcattctttttttgtgaCAGTCTTATTtagccaagctggcctcaaattcactatgtagccaggctgatgccccctgcctcagcctcttaagtgctgggactaaaggtgtgcgcccccccccccccagctgaggcagggtctcttaatCAAACCCAGACCTTGCCAATATGGCTGGTCTCCTTAGTCAGTTTGGACTGAGAACTCCCTatctctgcttgcttgcttgcttgcttgcttgctttctttctttctttctttctttctttctttctttctttctttctttctttctttcttttaatctctGCTTTCTGAAGATGGAATTGCAGGGAGGACCCCACACTCTTCCACAAATTCTGGGGATCCACACTCTGACCCCCCAACTTCTGTGCCAGTCTCGGCTCATTAATTCTTCCCTGATGTTTCTGCTGAGGCCACTGAGGGTCTGAAGTATGCCATCATTAGTTGGAATTTCCTTGCAGGCCACTGAATGACTGggcacgacacacacacacacacacacacacacacacacacacacacacaccaggtctAGGCACCAGGAGGGAAAGACTGAGACTAGTACCCAGCCTTGCAGCTCAGGCCCTCACTCTGGCTCTCACCGCCACTACTGCACGAGGCTCACAGGCCACCCACCGAAGCCACAGTTCTCACCCCACCTCAAGGTTAAGCTGAACTCTCCACCTAACACCAAGTCCAAGGAGGGTCTCCTGTTGTGTGAGGACCCCAAGGACAGTCAAGGGCTGCATTTTCTGTGTCCTGTTTCCAGGTCCCTACACCACACATCCTTCCATTGCTCTCACACATCCCAAGTCCCTGAGAGTGACTTCTCCAGGGCaggggatgcagaggcaggacaaCAGGCTGGGAAGGTCAGCTAGAGGTTATACATGGACCAGCACACTCAGGCCACACCTCAAGTACCTGAAATGGCAGGGCAGGGCTAGTCTGAGCCCAGTGGGTTTCAGAGTGGGAAGGAAGTGGCCATCTGACAGATACCCTCAGGTCTCCCCAAGTTCTCAGCCACGCCAGTGAAGAGTGAGGCTGTGCCATCCCCTCTCTGGATACAATGGTAGAGAATCCAGAAGAACGGAGCTCAAGCACACTTAGGGCCTGAGATGAAGTGCAAGGCTTCAAGTGCCATCCGGGCCTGGGCTACAGCCCTGACAGAGACACTACCCGGCCTACAATGAAGGAGCTGGCTGCACCGCACTGTGCTAAGGCCCACTGGCCCCTGCGGCCTTCCGGAGCATCTGGGACTGAGACTTGCTCTGCCTTAGGAGCCTGTGGGTGGGAATCTCCACGTCCCCTCCTGGACCTTTGCCTACTTTAAATGATCCTTATGAGCCACAGGCACCAGACAGCAGGACCAGGAGGAACACTGGGTCTAACAGAAGGCCACTCTCTAGCTCATCCAGTCGCAAGGAATTCTGCTACAGTCCCAGCCTTGGGGTGAAGGATAGCCCTCTGTCTGCCTTTACAGCTCCCGCCAAACCACCTTTCCA includes these proteins:
- the LOC110313223 gene encoding cytochrome P450 2W1 — protein: MAPLLLGVWGILLLLGLWRLLQGCALHPSLARRWPPGPRPLPFLGNLHLLGVTQQDRALMELSERYGPMFTIHLGSQKTVVLSGYEVVREALVGTGHELADRPPIPIFQHIQRGGGIFFSSGARWRAGRQFTVRTLQSLGVQQPSMVGKVLQELACLKGQLDSYGGQPLPLALLGWAPCNITFTLLFGQRFDYQDPVFVSLLSLIDQVMVLLGSPGIQLFNTFPRLGAFLRLHRPVLSKIEEVRSILRTLLEARRPPLPSGGPAQSYVEALLQQGQDDPEDMFGEANVLACTLDMVMAGTETTAATLQWAVFLMVKHPHVQGRVQEELDRVLGPGQLPQPEHQRVLPYTTAVLHEVQRYITLLPHVPRCTAADVRLGGYLLPKGTPVIPLLTSVLLDKTQWETPSQFNPNHFLDAKGRFMKRGAFLPFSTGRRVCVGKSLARTELFLLFAGLLQRYRLLPPPGLSPADLDLRPAPAFTMRPPAQTLCVVPRP